The following DNA comes from Nocardioides sp. JQ2195.
GCCGTCGGCGACGGCGCGGGCGATCGGGTGCTCGGAGGCGTCCTCGAGCGCTCCGGCCAGCCGCAGGACCTCGGCCTCGGACTCCCCGACGGCGACGTGGGTCTCGGCCAGGCTCATCTCGCCGGTGGTGACGGTGCCGGTCTTGTCGAGGACCACGGTGTCGACCTTGCGGGTCTGCTCGAGCACCTCGGGACCCTTGATCAGCATCCCCAGCTGGGCGCCGCGGCCGGTGCCGACCATGAGGGCGGTCGGCGTGGCCAGGCCCAACGCGCAGGGGCAGGCCACGATGAGCACGGCGACCATCGCGGTCAGGGCGCCGGAGACCCCGGCACCACTGCCGAGCCAGAAGCCGAAGGTGCCCACGGCGACGGCGATCACGACCGGCACGAAGATGCCGGAGATCCGGTCGGCCAACCGCTGCACGGCCGCCTTGCCGGTCTGGGCGTCCTCGACCAGCCTGGCCATCTGGGCCAGCTGGGTGTCGGCACCGACCCGGGTCGCCCGGATCACCAGGCGACCGGACGCGTTGACCGTGGCACCGGCCACGGGGTCGCCGACCGCCACCTCGACCGGCACGGACTCACCGGTGAGCATCGACGCATCGACCGCGGATCGTCCCTCCGTCACCACACCGTCGGTGGCGATCTTCTCGCCCGGACGGGTGACGAACAGGTCGTCGACGGCCAGCTGGGGCACGGGAATCCTGTGCTCGACGCCGTCGCGCAGGATGCTGACGTCACGGGCACCCAGGTCGAGCAACGAGCGCAGGGCGGCGCCCGCGTTCCGCTTCGACCGGTGTTCCAGGTAGCGGCCCAGCAGGATGAAGGTGATGATCCCGGCGGCCGCTTCGAGATAGATGTTGGCGCTGCCACTGCTCCGCTCGATGGTGAGCTCGAACGGGTGCTTCATGCCCGGGGTGCCGGCATCGCCCCAGAACAGGGCCCAGACCGACCAGCCGAACGCGGCCGTCGTACCCATCGTGACCAAGGTGTCCATCGTGGCGGCGCCGTGCTTGAGGTTGACCCAGGTCGCCCGGTGGAACGGGAACGCTCCCCACACCACGACCGGGGCCGCGAGCGTGAGCGAGAGCCACTGCCAGTTGGTGAGCTGCAGCGCCGGCACCATCGCCATCGCGACCACCGGGACCGACAGCAGGGCCGAGACGACCAGGCGGTTGCGCAGCGAGCGCAGGTCGCGCTCTGCCTCCTCCTCGATGGCGTTGGTGGGGGCGGCGTCGTCGGCGCTCGACCGAGGGGGTGGCGGCAGCGTGGCGCCGTATCCGGCGGCCTCGACCGCCGCGACCAGGTCGTCGGGGGTCACCGTGTCACCGAAGGTGACCTTGGCCTTCTCGGTGGCGTAGTTGACGGTGGCACTGACGCCGTCGAGCTTGTTGAGCTTGCGCTCGATCCGGTTGGCGCAGGAGGCACAGGTCATCCCGGTCAGCAGCAGCTCGACGTCGGTGCCGGTCG
Coding sequences within:
- a CDS encoding heavy metal translocating P-type ATPase encodes the protein MSATTDATGTDVELLLTGMTCASCANRIERKLNKLDGVSATVNYATEKAKVTFGDTVTPDDLVAAVEAAGYGATLPPPPRSSADDAAPTNAIEEEAERDLRSLRNRLVVSALLSVPVVAMAMVPALQLTNWQWLSLTLAAPVVVWGAFPFHRATWVNLKHGAATMDTLVTMGTTAAFGWSVWALFWGDAGTPGMKHPFELTIERSSGSANIYLEAAAGIITFILLGRYLEHRSKRNAGAALRSLLDLGARDVSILRDGVEHRIPVPQLAVDDLFVTRPGEKIATDGVVTEGRSAVDASMLTGESVPVEVAVGDPVAGATVNASGRLVIRATRVGADTQLAQMARLVEDAQTGKAAVQRLADRISGIFVPVVIAVAVGTFGFWLGSGAGVSGALTAMVAVLIVACPCALGLATPTALMVGTGRGAQLGMLIKGPEVLEQTRKVDTVVLDKTGTVTTGEMSLAETHVAVGESEAEVLRLAGALEDASEHPIARAVADGARAAGELGTVEDFGNVEGLGVQGQVDGHAVLVGRPQLLAELSQQLPDDLQRAFDDASDRGLTAVAVGWDGRARAVLVVADRVKDTSAEAIQQLRDLGLRPVLLTGDNERVARTVAGQVGIAAEDVFAEVLPSDKVDVVRRLQTEGRVVAMIGDGVNDAAALAQADLGLAMGTGTDVAIESSDLTLVRGDLRVAADAIRLSRSTLGIIRSNLVWAFGYNVAAIPLAAAGLLNPMLAGAAMAFSSVSVVGNSLRLKRFHSSL